A window of Hydrogenophilus thermoluteolus genomic DNA:
GAACGCGGCAAGCAGTACCCCGAGCGGTAATGCCACCTCGTTCTGCCAGCTGAGTTGGCGTTGTGCCGTCGCGAAGCGACTCACGTTGCTGGCGCTCGCAAGCGCTTTCGACGTATCGCGGGTTTCGCCCAAGCGCAGCGTGGAGAGCCATGCTTCCGTGAGCGGCAGGCGGGTGGTGACTTGGTTGCTGGTCAGATCTTTGTGCAGTAACGCATTGAACGTTCCCGCACCCCAGGCGTCGTATTCGTTGCGGCCACGGGTCGCGAAACTGGCGAGCGCGATTTCGCCGCCATTGGCGAGCGACCAGGAGAGATTGGCGCTGGCGAAGCGGTTACGCCAACCGTCGCGGTCGGGTTGGTGGCTGAAATTGGCAGGTGTGGTCGCTTCGATCCCCTGGGTTCCTTCGGCACCCAGGTCGAGTGCGTACCGAAACGCGGGGTTACCCCCTGAGACGCCGACGCTCGTTTGGTATTGTTCGTGACTGCCCAGGCCGACGAACGCGCGGCGCTGGGTGGTTTCGGTCCCTTTGCGGGTAAAGATTTGAATCACGCCGCCAATCGCGTCCGATCCGTACAAAGCGCTTGCCGGTCCGCGAACGATCTCGATCCGCTCGATCAGCTCAAGCGGAATCGCTTCAAGCGTTGCGGTCCCCAAGGTTGCCGAACCGATCCGCATTCCGTCGATGAGCACCAGTGTATGACGCGCTTCTGCACCGCGCAGATAGAGTGATGCCGACGCTCCGGATCCGCCGTTTTGCACGATCCGTACCCCTGGGGTCTGACTCAATAAGTCGACAAGGGTGCGCGCACCGCTTTGTTCGATCGCGTCACGGGTGAGCACGGTGACCGCAGAGAGCGACGCCTCGGTACGCGTGGGGATACGGCTTGCGGTGACGGCGATCGTCGGCAGTACCGGGTCGAACGCCGACGATTGGGCAACGGCAAGTGGGTTTGTCGCGACGAATCCAAGGATCAAAAGCAGATGACGCCCCTTTTTCGGGCGCAAAAGAGCGATTGCCGACATGAACGAACACTCCCAACTCCAGCCATTCCCCCGTGGCTGTGGCGGTGGAACCCGTTCGCGGCCGGTCTCCGGGCTCGGGCGATTTTCCGCACCGCCTTCCCGGTCAGGCCACCCGATCCGAGCAGTGCTGCCAGTGGCGTGATGGTGCGGACGAAACCCTTACCGTTGCGGGGGCAGCAGCGGCTTTGCACCGGGGGCACCGGTGCGCACCGCTTTCCCGTTTCACCGCATCGACCAGAGGGGTGGATGCGGCACCGCGAACACGAATGGTATAAAAGAATGAAGTATACGATTCAGCGATTGCTCAGGTCAATATCGACCGCTTTCGCCGCACGCGCACCGCTTGCGAGCGCCGAGACGACATTGGGGAAATCGCGTTCGACGAGATCGCCTGCGGCGTAGAGTCGCAGCAGCGGCGTTCGCCCCCAACGGTCGGTGATGAGGTAGCCCGCCTCGTCGCGGGCAAGCGCCGTTGCGGTGTCGCCCAGCGCGGTGGCCAACCATTCGCTGTTAGGCGCGTAGCCGATCAAGACATGGAGGCGATCGACCGCTGCGGCTTCCGCTTTGTCGGGAGCGGTCTGCCATTGCGCAACGAGTTTCCCCGCTTCCCGACGAACGGCACGGAGGGTGGCGTGCATAACCACCCGTATCCGGTCGGCGAAGCGTTCGACCGCTTCGTGCAGTTGCCGTTGCGCGCGCGGACGGGATCGGCAGAGGATGATCGCGCACCCGCCCAGCTCGGCGACCATCTTGGCGTTTTCAAAGGCGTTGTCGCCGCCACCAACGATCAGGACGGTCTTGCCTTGGCAGAGATCGAGATCGCGGAACGCAAAGGGGCCATAAGCGAGTTCCGATGCGGACAACTGCCCAATCCCAGCAACGGTTGCGAGTGCCTCAGGTCTGCGGTAGCGCAAACCGGTGGCGACGATCACAGCGGCGGCATGTCGCGGTGTGCCGTCGTGAAGAAACAGGCGCCACCCGTTTGGGACCGGAACCAATCGTTGTACGCTGCTCGTGCATGCGATCGGGATCCCTGCCGCTTCGGCGTGAGCGACGAAGCGGGCACTCATCTCGGTGCCGGTCAGCCCGTGTTGCCCCAATACCCACTCGTTGGCCAAAAAATTGAAGCGTAGGATTCCACCCGGCGCTTCAGCCGCTTCGAGTACGAAAGGCGCATAACCCAGCTGCTTGAGCCACAAGGCCGCCGAAAGTCCGGCAGGGCCCGCGCCAACGATTGCGACACTCAGAGGATCTGACATGCCTCGTCGAACGTAAGACGGGGGTTGCGCGGAAATAGCTTACTCGGGTCACCGATGCCCAAGTTGACGAGAAAGAGGGAGCGGATCGTCGTGCCGGCAAAAAAGAGTTCATCGGCGCGCGCTTTGTCGAACCCGGCCATAGGGCCGCAATCGAGCCCTAGAGCGCGCGCGGCGAGGATCAGATAAGCGCCTTGCAGCGCAGCATCACGAAATGCGGTTTCGCGGGCGAGCGCCTCGTTGTTTGCGAACCAGGCGCGGGCGTCGGTATGGGGGAAGAGTTTCGGCAGCTCTTCGTAGAAGGCGAGGTCGTAGCCGATCAATACGGTGACCGGTGCCGCCATGGTTTTCTCGACGTTTCCGGGGTCCAGGGTCTCTTTGAGTTTGGCTTTCGCTTCGGGCGACTTGATGAAGCGAAAGCGGGCTGGGCACCCGTTCGCGGCCGTTGGCCCCCACTTGAGCAGATCGTAGAGCGCGCGTAACGTTTCATCTGGGATGGGGTTTGGCAGGAAACCGTTGTGGGTCCGCGCTTCGGTAAAGAGTTGCGCTAATGCCGCGTCAGGTAATGTGGGTTTCATCATGTGGCTCCTTTGGGCGCTTCGGTGCAGGATTGTGAAAAGGCTTGTCAGTTTTTGCCGGCAACCCATCGATCCCACGCTGCGCCATTGCGCAACACCGAGCGCGCACGGGCAGCGCCTTCGGCCAGCGATCCGGCTTTTCCGGTGTGCCAGAGCGCGATCGCCGCACCATAGACCAGCGCATCCGCGGTCGGGCCTGGCGCGCCTTGGAGCGCGGCGATTCCGGTTTGCGCCGCATAATGGGCGGCGTCGCGTTGCCAATCGGGCGAATCAGTGGGATCAGGCATGGCACGAGGCCATTCGGGGGCGCGGACTGCATGCTGGATTGCGAGCGCACCCGGATCGATCGATTCCGTGGTGTCCCCCTCGGTCGGCATGCGGACGACCACACTGGTCTTGTTCAACGGGGGAAGAAAGCCCCCTTCGACACCTTTCGTGATCGCGGCCGAGGTAAAACCGGCAGCGCGCGCCAGCAGGGCATAGAGGCGGGCATACGGGGAATGGACATATCCCGAGAGGTGATGGGTTTCGCGCTTGCCGAGCAACGGTTTGGCCAAGGTTTCGAGCGTGTTGAGCGCGGTGCGTTTGACGATTTCGTTGCGAAGCGGCACGAGCGCGGCGATTCGCGGTGCGTACTGGTGTTGATCGCAATAACTCCAGCCGCAATGCTCGACGGCTGCCGCGGCTTCCTGCGGTGTCCGCGCGACGGGGATCTCCGCGGCACTCAGAATCTGGGCGTGGGTCACTCCGTATTTGGGGCCCAAACGGGGCAGTCCAATCGCTAAAGTGGGAAGGCCGCAGGCTGCCAAGACCGCGGGGAGAAAGGGGGAAGCGGGCATCGAGCGCGCAAAGCCATCGAATGGATCGGCCAAAATCGCCAACGATTCGACCGCAACCGTGATCGGGTTCGTTTCACTGATGAGCGCATCAAGTAGCCCGAGAAATTCGTCGTCGGTCTCCCGTTTCATCCGCAGCGCGATCAGGAAAACGCCGATCTGCGCGGGCGTGGCATGTCCCGATAGGATCGCCGCGAATGCTTCGCGGGCTTCGTCACGAGTCAGTGGTTTGGAAAGGTGCGGCCCCGTGGCGATCTTTTCGATGGCTGTGCGAATGGCGTGCTGGGGTGTGTCAGAGGTCACGCATCATTCTCCAATAAAGCCACTTCATGGTGAGCGCGCTACCCGCGACGATACTGACGAGGGACAAAAATGACCCGACGGCAAGCGTCGAAACGCCGGTGATCCCTTGTCCGAACGTGCAGCCCATCGCCAGAATGCCGCCCACACCCATCAAAAACGCTCCGACTAGGTGGTTGAGCAGGTCGCTGCGGTCCGCAAACCACTCGATTCGAAACGAGCGTGTGACCAAAGCGTGGAGGAACGAACCCAGCGTGACGCCGACGAGCACCAGGATTCCAACGTTCAAGCGGTTCCAAGCGCTGGGCGCTTGCAAGTAATAGGCGAGATCGCCCAACGGCGCGATGAAGGTCATCGACTGGGTATTGACTCGGCTCAATTGCTCATCGGCAAAATCGGCAAAGTCACGCCACGCACTGCC
This region includes:
- a CDS encoding anthranilate phosphoribosyltransferase, with translation MTSDTPQHAIRTAIEKIATGPHLSKPLTRDEAREAFAAILSGHATPAQIGVFLIALRMKRETDDEFLGLLDALISETNPITVAVESLAILADPFDGFARSMPASPFLPAVLAACGLPTLAIGLPRLGPKYGVTHAQILSAAEIPVARTPQEAAAAVEHCGWSYCDQHQYAPRIAALVPLRNEIVKRTALNTLETLAKPLLGKRETHHLSGYVHSPYARLYALLARAAGFTSAAITKGVEGGFLPPLNKTSVVVRMPTEGDTTESIDPGALAIQHAVRAPEWPRAMPDPTDSPDWQRDAAHYAAQTGIAALQGAPGPTADALVYGAAIALWHTGKAGSLAEGAARARSVLRNGAAWDRWVAGKN
- a CDS encoding NAD(P)/FAD-dependent oxidoreductase, producing the protein MSDPLSVAIVGAGPAGLSAALWLKQLGYAPFVLEAAEAPGGILRFNFLANEWVLGQHGLTGTEMSARFVAHAEAAGIPIACTSSVQRLVPVPNGWRLFLHDGTPRHAAAVIVATGLRYRRPEALATVAGIGQLSASELAYGPFAFRDLDLCQGKTVLIVGGGDNAFENAKMVAELGGCAIILCRSRPRAQRQLHEAVERFADRIRVVMHATLRAVRREAGKLVAQWQTAPDKAEAAAVDRLHVLIGYAPNSEWLATALGDTATALARDEAGYLITDRWGRTPLLRLYAAGDLVERDFPNVVSALASGARAAKAVDIDLSNR
- a CDS encoding TonB-dependent receptor domain-containing protein is translated as MSAIALLRPKKGRHLLLILGFVATNPLAVAQSSAFDPVLPTIAVTASRIPTRTEASLSAVTVLTRDAIEQSGARTLVDLLSQTPGVRIVQNGGSGASASLYLRGAEARHTLVLIDGMRIGSATLGTATLEAIPLELIERIEIVRGPASALYGSDAIGGVIQIFTRKGTETTQRRAFVGLGSHEQYQTSVGVSGGNPAFRYALDLGAEGTQGIEATTPANFSHQPDRDGWRNRFASANLSWSLANGGEIALASFATRGRNEYDAWGAGTFNALLHKDLTSNQVTTRLPLTEAWLSTLRLGETRDTSKALASASNVSRFATAQRQLSWQNEVALPLGVLLAAFDLTATEVDATTQYTRTSRIVRGYLLGWQAEQGRHGWQLTARHDDDSQFGGKTTGQAAYRYQFTPEWQGRVAVSSAFKAPTFNQLYWPDTGFGGGNPDLKPETAYQKEVGIRWQRGVTAAELTLFDARVKNLIAGWPPENVARARIKGAELTYASQFGAWHFRINADWLNATDEATGKRLPRRAPAALSAALIYDAKRWQAGIDFNAQRARWDDVANTTRLDGYGRTDLWWHYALTRSWRLEAEIRNLFDQTYETAATYRQPGRTFFVGLRYRD
- a CDS encoding malonic semialdehyde reductase — translated: MKPTLPDAALAQLFTEARTHNGFLPNPIPDETLRALYDLLKWGPTAANGCPARFRFIKSPEAKAKLKETLDPGNVEKTMAAPVTVLIGYDLAFYEELPKLFPHTDARAWFANNEALARETAFRDAALQGAYLILAARALGLDCGPMAGFDKARADELFFAGTTIRSLFLVNLGIGDPSKLFPRNPRLTFDEACQIL